In Lentibacillus sp. JNUCC-1, the genomic window GTGATGCTATGACAAGTTATCCGGAAATGGTCGCCGGCACGGATCAATTTGATACGGATTTGATGAAGGCATATGAAGGTCGGATTGTGGCAAAAGGAGGCGCAGAGGCCGTGCATTGCTTTGGTGACCGGGAAACCGGGATCGGAGTCGCTCTGAAAATCTCTGACGGCAATCCGCGCGCCACAACGGCTGCTTCGATGGAAGTTCTGCAGCAACTCGGCATTGGTAATGAAAAGATTTTTGCAGATCTTGACGATTATCATTATGTGCCAGTCAAAAATATGCGCAAAGAAAAAATCGGCGAAGTTAAACCGGTCTTTAAATTGAATCGGATTTAAACGATATTCCGGCACTATCGGAGTGAGCGCACGGTCTTGCAGCTTAAAGATTCGCTGGGAATTATCATTTTTCCGATATCTCATGTTAAATCGCCGATATATGGGCTGAAATTTCCGATATACGACTTGGAATTTCCGATATCCGCAACATAATTTCCGATATAAATCAAATGAAGGTTTCAGACCACTCTATAAAAATAACTCCCCTGCCACCCATGGATGATTTCCAGGTGGCAGGGGAGATTTTTTAAGGGGTTAATTCTATATCAGTTTGTTCTTCCCTGGTGCTCGTATCGATATTGTCTGCTTCGTCAAATAGAAAGGAAACTTCAGTTTCGTTCATTGGGTGAGCAGACCAATCGCTGAGCAAGTATGCCACTTCATAAAGCGGGAGGCTGTAACCGATAGAATCATCATCAATATTTTCAGCGGAATTAATAGCAAAGATTTGACCGTGTGTCTCTGAAATTAAAGGCCCGCCGCTGCTGCCTTCCGAAATATCAGCATTCATTTCATAGAGATTGGTATATTGATAGGAACCAATCGAAAAGTTTATGTAGTCATCTAGGATGGTGCCGGTCGAAACCGCTTCATGGTCATTGGGACTGCCGAGTGCGATCACACTGTCACCAAGCGGCAAATGATCCGTTGTGTTAACTGGAAAAGGCGTATGGCCAATGAGTTCAGGCACCCTGATCAGAGCAATGTCCGTCTCAGAAGAATATCCAATGACTGTGCCAGGATACTCATTTCCATCGTGTGATTTGATCAGTGCGCTGGTATTGCCTTCTACAACATGAGCATTTGTAACAATGTCGCCTTTGGTGTTGTACAGAAACCCGGAGCCCTGGTTGGAACCGGTATAGATTGTATAAACAGTCGCTTGCGCTGAAGTGATCATTTGCTCGCGGGTAAGAGTTGGCGGATCTGATCGGTCGTCAAGTTCTTGTTGCACGGCAAAATTGAAGGTATCAGTATCTTCTTCAATTGACGGTGAAAATGATTCTTTTAGACCGTGGCTTGTTTGCACAAGGCTGGTGCCGGCAAAGAATAATATGCCAAATCCAAACAGCGCCAGCATAAAACTGGCGATCATTGCTGAAA contains:
- a CDS encoding S1C family serine protease, whose amino-acid sequence is MKKRHTGLIISISAMIASFMLALFGFGILFFAGTSLVQTSHGLKESFSPSIEEDTDTFNFAVQQELDDRSDPPTLTREQMITSAQATVYTIYTGSNQGSGFLYNTKGDIVTNAHVVEGNTSALIKSHDGNEYPGTVIGYSSETDIALIRVPELIGHTPFPVNTTDHLPLGDSVIALGSPNDHEAVSTGTILDDYINFSIGSYQYTNLYEMNADISEGSSGGPLISETHGQIFAINSAENIDDDSIGYSLPLYEVAYLLSDWSAHPMNETEVSFLFDEADNIDTSTREEQTDIELTP